A section of the Mesorhizobium loti genome encodes:
- a CDS encoding MT-A70 family methyltransferase: MPKAVAIVAAKPLPSLVKEAAAALSRATTAAEVLDAHDKAGAVYDMAKRAARLHKAKAAHDELVAATYRVQADALEIESQAKRRLADEYDAAQERGEVAKRGKPVNVPERNNKATTAEIGLNRKDIHEARQMRAAIARNPAIVREALDDILASGDEPTRTALKRAIAPAVKTLRSEDQAAKKERRALREVALAAGYKELPAKKYGVIYADPEWKFDPYSLETGMDRAADNHYPTSDLLTLMRRDVGAIAAKDCVLFMWATVPMLIEAICVLDAWGFAWIERDPNTGFLAPNKAHARYISHWAWLKNRIGTGYWARGKHEILLIATRGKPVAPAMGDQLDSWSDDMAVEADVGRHSAKPAVFAEWIEKHWPNTPKIELNAREARPGWNAWGYESNPVANTGEGVNGAIAAASGDPASRGDDVEDRQRPASPGFTGGRKRGGGKPVSAEQDHAPLRKRGARKAVPA, from the coding sequence ATGCCGAAGGCTGTCGCCATAGTTGCGGCCAAGCCGCTGCCGTCTCTCGTCAAAGAGGCGGCGGCGGCGCTTTCGCGCGCGACGACGGCGGCGGAAGTGCTCGACGCGCATGACAAGGCAGGCGCCGTCTATGACATGGCCAAGCGCGCGGCGCGCTTGCATAAGGCAAAGGCCGCGCATGATGAACTGGTCGCCGCTACCTATCGCGTGCAGGCCGACGCGCTTGAGATCGAAAGCCAGGCCAAGCGTCGGCTCGCCGACGAATACGATGCCGCGCAGGAGCGCGGCGAGGTCGCCAAGCGCGGCAAACCGGTAAATGTTCCAGAGCGGAACAATAAGGCGACGACGGCCGAGATCGGCCTCAACCGCAAAGACATTCACGAAGCTCGCCAGATGCGCGCCGCCATCGCCAGGAACCCGGCGATCGTGCGCGAGGCTCTGGACGATATCCTGGCCAGCGGTGACGAGCCGACGCGCACCGCGCTGAAGCGTGCCATAGCGCCTGCCGTCAAGACGCTGCGCAGCGAAGACCAGGCCGCGAAAAAGGAGCGCCGCGCGCTGCGCGAAGTCGCTCTTGCCGCCGGGTACAAGGAACTGCCCGCCAAGAAATACGGCGTCATCTATGCCGACCCGGAATGGAAGTTCGATCCGTATTCACTGGAAACCGGCATGGACCGGGCGGCGGACAACCACTATCCGACCAGCGATCTCCTGACGCTCATGCGCCGCGACGTCGGTGCCATTGCCGCCAAGGATTGCGTGCTGTTCATGTGGGCCACGGTGCCCATGCTGATCGAGGCGATCTGCGTGCTGGACGCATGGGGCTTCGCCTGGATCGAGCGCGATCCGAACACAGGCTTCCTGGCGCCGAACAAGGCGCACGCGCGCTACATCTCGCATTGGGCGTGGCTGAAGAACCGGATCGGCACCGGCTATTGGGCGCGTGGCAAGCACGAAATCCTGCTCATTGCCACGCGCGGAAAACCCGTCGCTCCTGCGATGGGCGACCAGCTCGATAGCTGGTCCGACGATATGGCGGTCGAGGCCGATGTCGGCCGTCACTCGGCCAAGCCGGCGGTCTTCGCCGAGTGGATCGAAAAGCACTGGCCGAACACACCCAAGATCGAATTGAACGCCCGCGAGGCGCGGCCCGGCTGGAATGCGTGGGGCTATGAATCGAATCCCGTAGCGAACACCGGGGAGGGGGTGAACGGCGCGATAGCTGCCGCCTCCGGCGATCCGGCTAGTAGGGGCGATGATGTGGAGGACCGCCAGCGTCCCGCATCGCCCGGCTTTACTGGCGGTCGCAAGCGTGGTGGCGGCAAACCTGTCTCTGCGGAGCAGGACCACGCGCCTTTGCGCAAGCGGGGCGCCCGAAAGGCGGTGCCGGCATGA
- a CDS encoding DUF2303 family protein, whose product MPNPSEAPLDAHGIDLVSKLATEAAEATILQIDTAGLSAGLPAGVPVAFDRKSQTFKSVKALVDEFRLTPDRRKGTATVETLSSFIALVDRHKDQDSVLFGKTVWPDPKLTAVLDYDKEGVPARNRSHRIVYAFPLTEEFKAWVAANAKPMEQDIFAAFLEEHAAELSAPTVGEVSEYERLFNEKMATPSEVVALSRHLEVFVAARAKQGIRLQTGERVVEFSEEHQNAKGEAIVVPGVFMVSVPAFIDGDAVRIPARLRYRVAGGKVLWFYQLYRWEFYLREQVGHDLKQASNETGLPAFEGAPEA is encoded by the coding sequence ATGCCCAATCCCTCCGAAGCGCCGCTCGATGCCCATGGCATCGACCTGGTCAGCAAGCTCGCCACCGAGGCGGCGGAAGCGACCATCCTGCAGATCGACACGGCCGGACTGTCCGCCGGACTGCCTGCCGGCGTGCCGGTTGCCTTCGACCGCAAGTCGCAGACCTTCAAGTCGGTCAAGGCGCTGGTCGACGAATTCCGCCTCACCCCCGATCGCCGCAAGGGCACTGCCACGGTCGAGACGCTGTCCAGTTTCATCGCGCTGGTGGACCGGCACAAGGATCAGGATTCCGTGCTGTTCGGCAAGACCGTCTGGCCCGATCCGAAGCTGACCGCCGTTCTCGACTATGACAAGGAAGGCGTGCCGGCGCGCAATCGCTCGCATCGCATTGTCTATGCTTTCCCGCTGACCGAGGAATTCAAGGCCTGGGTGGCGGCGAACGCCAAGCCGATGGAACAGGATATCTTCGCGGCCTTCCTCGAGGAGCATGCGGCGGAACTGTCGGCGCCTACCGTGGGCGAGGTCAGCGAATACGAACGACTGTTCAACGAGAAGATGGCGACGCCTTCTGAAGTGGTCGCACTGTCGCGCCACCTTGAAGTGTTCGTCGCCGCCCGCGCCAAGCAGGGCATCCGCCTGCAGACCGGCGAACGTGTCGTCGAGTTTTCCGAGGAACACCAGAACGCCAAGGGCGAGGCGATCGTGGTGCCCGGCGTGTTCATGGTGTCGGTCCCGGCTTTCATCGACGGTGACGCCGTCCGCATTCCAGCCCGGCTCCGCTACCGCGTGGCCGGCGGCAAGGTGCTGTGGTTCTATCAGCTCTACCGCTGGGAGTTCTATCTGCGCGAACAGGTCGGCCATGACCTGAAGCAGGCCTCCAACGAAACCGGCCTGCCGGCCTTCGAAGGCGCGCCGGAAGCCTGA
- a CDS encoding phage regulatory CII family protein, with amino-acid sequence MVPNANARHFLLKAKQRDLIAAAGGIERAAAVCSYGKSTVGRWANSDSSELMPLDAIFALEEETGRFDMSEAITQARGRSVAEVEAVAANGSVMTAHAEAVVSMGDVMTEGAIAFADGKLTPAESAQIDRALAKLQNAAAEYRKVLAGARAAGGLKVVGGE; translated from the coding sequence ATGGTTCCGAATGCCAATGCCCGCCACTTCCTGCTCAAGGCCAAGCAGCGCGACCTGATCGCCGCCGCCGGCGGCATCGAGCGCGCCGCCGCCGTCTGCTCCTACGGCAAGTCGACCGTCGGGCGCTGGGCCAATTCCGACAGTTCGGAACTGATGCCGCTCGACGCCATCTTCGCGCTCGAGGAGGAAACCGGCCGCTTCGACATGAGCGAAGCGATCACCCAGGCGCGCGGGCGCAGCGTGGCGGAAGTCGAGGCGGTCGCCGCCAATGGCAGCGTGATGACGGCGCATGCCGAGGCAGTTGTGAGCATGGGCGACGTGATGACCGAGGGCGCGATTGCCTTCGCCGACGGCAAGCTGACGCCCGCCGAAAGCGCCCAGATCGACCGCGCGCTGGCCAAGCTGCAGAACGCCGCCGCCGAATACCGCAAGGTGCTGGCCGGCGCCCGCGCGGCCGGCGGGCTGAAGGTGGTGGGAGGCGAGTGA
- a CDS encoding XRE family transcriptional regulator produces the protein MSTDTTSPLAERILRRLEATGKSMRSASLEVGSDALIRNIMTGKSKSPRAENLEGIAKALGTTAIWLLTGEGPESSGEDSRTPGFQPLIIPGRELVGDRNFPVYAAARGGNEGHQIITFEAIEYVKRPAFLENVKAAYGVYVVGESMLPAFEPGDMALVHPHLPPARDRNVVLYHVPPVAEAEAMIKRLVRFDDRDWHLRQHNPPEGEEKDFTVSRADWTVCHRIVGKYEAR, from the coding sequence ATGAGCACGGACACGACATCTCCGCTGGCAGAACGAATTCTCAGGCGCTTGGAAGCGACAGGAAAATCAATGCGTTCGGCCTCGCTCGAGGTCGGCAGCGACGCTTTGATCCGGAACATCATGACGGGAAAGTCGAAATCGCCGCGCGCTGAAAACCTGGAAGGCATCGCCAAGGCGCTGGGTACCACAGCAATCTGGTTATTGACTGGCGAGGGACCGGAATCATCGGGCGAGGACAGCCGCACACCGGGCTTCCAGCCGTTGATAATTCCCGGCAGGGAGCTTGTCGGCGACCGAAATTTTCCAGTCTATGCAGCTGCTCGTGGCGGGAACGAAGGTCACCAGATCATCACGTTCGAAGCCATTGAATATGTGAAACGGCCGGCCTTCCTCGAAAATGTAAAAGCGGCCTATGGCGTCTATGTCGTTGGGGAATCTATGCTGCCGGCATTCGAGCCCGGCGACATGGCTTTAGTGCATCCTCACCTGCCGCCTGCAAGGGACAGAAACGTGGTCCTTTACCACGTTCCGCCGGTCGCGGAGGCCGAGGCAATGATCAAGCGCCTGGTGCGGTTCGACGATCGCGACTGGCATCTTCGGCAGCACAATCCTCCTGAGGGCGAGGAAAAGGATTTCACCGTTTCCCGCGCCGACTGGACCGTCTGTCATAGGATTGTAGGCAAATACGAAGCCCGCTAG
- a CDS encoding phage Gp37/Gp68 family protein yields MADKSPIEWTDATWNPIVGCSIVSPGCTNCYAMKMAGRIEAMGKVGAVATPYAGTTKKVNGNTVWTGKLAMAPGHVLLKPLAWRAPRRIFVNSMGDLFHEDVPDAWIDKVFAVAAMCPQHTLQILTKRANRMRRYLSDPAVVRRIYTLVCEMTVEHEPGIVLIASPQHEKNAPLGPRVYLGQWPLPNVWLGVSAERQQEADERIPDLLATPASIRFVSAEPLLGPIDFKRICLLPKKPSAIRSGIHLDTLKGRYFESQVPYTGEWDVTGPAPPSGTPAIHLDWIIAGGESGPDARPMHHTWVRAIRDQCAVAGVPFFFKQWGAHRPLTPAEHSQACGAILVGDDRYDPDGYMLKVGKKAAGRLLDGVEHNGMPELREVPAL; encoded by the coding sequence ATGGCTGACAAATCCCCCATAGAATGGACCGACGCGACGTGGAATCCCATCGTCGGCTGCTCCATCGTCTCGCCCGGCTGCACCAATTGCTACGCCATGAAGATGGCCGGCCGCATCGAGGCCATGGGTAAGGTCGGCGCCGTCGCAACGCCCTATGCCGGCACCACGAAAAAGGTGAACGGCAACACCGTCTGGACCGGCAAGCTTGCCATGGCGCCGGGCCACGTCCTTCTGAAGCCGCTGGCCTGGCGCGCGCCGCGCCGCATCTTCGTCAACTCCATGGGCGATCTCTTCCACGAGGACGTGCCCGACGCGTGGATCGACAAGGTGTTCGCCGTCGCCGCGATGTGTCCTCAGCACACGCTACAAATCCTGACCAAACGCGCAAACCGCATGCGCAGGTACCTTTCTGATCCTGCCGTTGTGAGGCGCATCTACACGCTCGTCTGCGAAATGACTGTCGAGCATGAGCCCGGCATCGTCCTGATTGCCTCGCCCCAACATGAAAAGAATGCGCCTCTTGGACCGCGCGTCTACCTCGGCCAGTGGCCACTGCCCAACGTCTGGCTTGGCGTCTCCGCCGAGCGCCAGCAGGAAGCCGACGAGCGCATCCCCGATCTGCTGGCCACGCCGGCATCAATCCGTTTCGTCTCCGCCGAGCCGCTGCTCGGGCCGATCGATTTCAAACGCATCTGCTTGCTGCCAAAGAAGCCGAGCGCGATCCGATCGGGCATCCATCTCGACACGCTCAAAGGCCGCTATTTCGAGAGCCAAGTCCCATACACAGGCGAATGGGACGTGACGGGTCCTGCTCCGCCTTCGGGAACGCCGGCCATTCATCTCGACTGGATCATCGCCGGTGGCGAGAGCGGCCCGGATGCCCGGCCGATGCATCACACATGGGTGCGCGCGATCCGCGACCAGTGCGCCGTAGCCGGAGTTCCATTTTTCTTCAAACAGTGGGGCGCGCACCGGCCGCTGACGCCTGCCGAGCATAGCCAGGCATGCGGTGCCATCCTGGTCGGCGATGACCGCTACGATCCGGACGGCTACATGCTCAAGGTTGGCAAAAAAGCCGCCGGTCGTCTGCTCGACGGCGTCGAGCACAACGGCATGCCGGAGCTTCGCGAGGTGCCGGCGCTATGA
- a CDS encoding DUF4326 domain-containing protein — MIPQRIQLSRRKGWRMPENTVTVARPGPWGNPFVVGKHGDAAYCVDLYKALLAGLLRVGRDPDIEALERTRQFVADNAGELTGKNLACWCKPGAPCHADVLLKIANREAKR, encoded by the coding sequence ATGATCCCCCAGCGTATCCAACTGTCCCGCCGAAAGGGCTGGCGCATGCCGGAAAACACGGTGACCGTGGCCCGTCCAGGTCCATGGGGCAATCCGTTCGTCGTCGGCAAGCACGGCGACGCCGCCTATTGCGTCGACCTCTACAAGGCTTTGCTCGCCGGATTGCTCCGCGTCGGCCGTGATCCCGACATCGAGGCGCTTGAACGCACGCGCCAGTTCGTAGCGGACAACGCCGGCGAGCTCACCGGCAAGAACCTCGCCTGTTGGTGCAAGCCAGGCGCGCCCTGCCACGCCGACGTGCTGCTCAAAATCGCCAACCGCGAGGCGAAACGGTGA
- a CDS encoding site-specific integrase → MPRRKSPPRLVPRLDRDGVQRLVIRDGAVYKRTGCLVGETEVAAEKLAEYIGQKKQKPVAVERGPDHISCAAALDYYLAAKQARDEETGPLEGRIAFLTAFWGDKPLSAVDGETCRDYAETRARQAAARRELEDLRAAVYMFCKEKRLNFRPYFDLPDKPVARERWLTRKEAAELLRGALRLRRARPKTYECLPRFILIGLYTGTRHAAILDLNWNRGPAGGWPDLDAGVLYRRGERVRETTKRRPPMRLPRRLTAHLRRWKLKDGGKGPVIHAKGGEPIGLMRKSFDAARVEAKLGEEVTPHILRHTRATWLMQRRVPIWDAAGSLGMTVKQMESTYGHHHPDFQQAAADAY, encoded by the coding sequence ATGCCGCGTCGGAAAAGTCCTCCCCGCCTCGTTCCCCGGCTCGACCGGGACGGCGTCCAGCGGCTCGTCATCCGCGACGGGGCCGTTTACAAGCGAACGGGATGCCTTGTTGGCGAAACTGAAGTCGCGGCGGAAAAGCTCGCGGAATACATCGGGCAAAAAAAGCAAAAACCCGTCGCCGTCGAACGTGGTCCCGATCACATCTCGTGCGCAGCAGCGCTAGACTACTATCTCGCGGCCAAGCAGGCGCGCGACGAGGAAACCGGTCCGCTTGAGGGCCGCATCGCTTTCCTCACTGCCTTCTGGGGCGACAAGCCTCTAAGCGCGGTCGACGGCGAAACCTGCCGCGACTATGCCGAGACCCGAGCCCGCCAGGCGGCGGCACGGCGCGAGCTCGAGGATCTGCGCGCCGCCGTCTACATGTTCTGCAAGGAAAAGCGGCTCAACTTCCGCCCGTACTTCGACCTCCCCGACAAGCCGGTGGCGCGTGAACGCTGGCTGACCAGGAAGGAAGCCGCCGAACTGCTGCGCGGCGCGCTCAGGCTGCGGCGCGCCAGGCCCAAGACCTATGAGTGCCTGCCGCGCTTCATCCTCATCGGCCTCTACACCGGCACCCGCCACGCCGCGATCCTCGACCTCAACTGGAACCGTGGCCCGGCCGGCGGCTGGCCAGACCTCGACGCCGGCGTGCTCTATCGCCGCGGCGAGCGCGTGCGCGAGACGACGAAGCGCCGGCCGCCGATGCGCCTGCCACGGCGCCTCACTGCACACCTCAGAAGGTGGAAGCTGAAGGACGGCGGCAAAGGCCCGGTGATCCATGCCAAGGGTGGCGAGCCGATCGGGCTGATGCGTAAATCGTTCGACGCCGCCAGGGTCGAGGCCAAGCTTGGCGAGGAGGTCACGCCGCACATCTTGCGCCACACCCGGGCCACATGGTTGATGCAGCGCCGCGTGCCGATCTGGGATGCCGCCGGCTCGCTCGGCATGACGGTAAAACAGATGGAATCGACCTACGGCCACCATCATCCCGACTTCCAGCAGGCCGCTGCAGATGCCTATTGA